In a genomic window of Quercus lobata isolate SW786 chromosome 4, ValleyOak3.0 Primary Assembly, whole genome shotgun sequence:
- the LOC115983963 gene encoding putative late blight resistance protein homolog R1B-16, which translates to MVDSVVGSVVTFLLENVNQLLTDEAKLLGGVKDQVRSLKNELIMINRKLEKFEGKRDAAAEGKGTLKEVAYEAEDVIDTFIVNAAMHRKRSKVRKLICLCNQLSTLHDVGKEIERIKNAIEEIKEDWSSYSTEVESVADEEAEEEVHKRRRAVEKDHVVGFREDTEKLVKQLVEGHSRRDVISIIGMGGQGKTTLARKIFDNNQVQEHFDVLGWVYVSQKYKTRDLLLEFLKAVKPTSQLKLMILRDDLHKELFQNLEANYRSDKDKLEDCSLFTHLEEMKEKDDTEFQETLYKQLELIKDSKLRDSIRSLVAKIYESNCKDLQDFTDDELTKGLFRCLTGKRYLLVLDDIWDNTVWEEVGAAFPDKSKGSRILITSRMKEVANYASPHIPPYELPVLNEEESWELFSKKVFRGATFPSQLEELGREIAASCHGLPLAIVVLGGLLAKKEKSNHIWKMVKGNVTPYLNQETSNCSDILALSYNYLPRHLKPCFLYFGVFPEGFEISVRRLIQLWIAEGFIRQTHNRNVEDVAEWYLEELINRSLIQVATRRADGRVKTCRIHDLLRDFCITESVEEKFLDICTKNNVTSVSRSRRLSIQCATRLFISSNPCEPSYTRSLLCLGDDVTLYDESNLKWVCETFKLVRVVDLGNMATLSSIPKKIEKLILVRYLRIQPGELDVMPTSICSLWNLETLDMRKSKIHCLPKELWRLQKLKHLYLGGPTSLPRTNTKALPNLQVLTGIAINQDTESLLAKARFPNLKKLGLHSSSGVESTLLSNLRPLTHLKTLKINGLFDLPSAKSFQLTLSKITLLCMNISPTVVTALGSLTNLEILKIRGVNPVQMVLNCDGSSFPQLEVFKMETLEITHWKIERGAMPRLQHLVIDNCKYLDTLPEELWCLTDLQVEVLYPSRTLAGELRQLQMMGGCKLQVYPPLSAS; encoded by the coding sequence ATGGTGGACAGTGTGGTGGGCAGTGTTGTGACTTTCCTCTTAGAGAACGTGAATCAGTTGCTCACAGATGAAGCAAAGTTGCTTGGTGGGGTGAAGGATCAAGTCAGGTCACTTAAAAACGAACTGATCATGATCAACCGCAAACTTGAAAAGTTTGAGGGAAAACGTGATGCTGCAGCTGAAGGGAAAGGCACGTTGAAGGAGGTAGCCTACGAGGCAGAGGACGTCATCGATACATTCATCGTAAATGCAGCAATGCACAGGAAAAGAAGTAAGGTGAGGAAGTTAATCTGTCTCTGCAACCAATTAAGCACACTTCACGACGTTGGAAAAGAGATAGAGCGCATCAAAAATGCCATCgaggaaattaaagaagattGGAGCTCCTACAGCACAGAAGTTGAATCCGTAGCAGATGAGGAAGCGGAGGAGGAAGTGCACAAGCGCAGGAGAGCTGTCGAGAAAGATCACGTGGTGGGCTTCCGTGAAGACACAGAAAAATTGGTGAAGCAGCTTGTTGAAGGGCATTCTCGACGTGACGTCATTTCAATCATCGGCATGGGTGGCCAAGGTAAGACCACTCTTGCTAGAAAGATTTTCGACAACAATCAAGTCCAAGAACATTTCGATGTGCTTGGGTGGGTTTATGTAtctcaaaaatacaaaacccgAGATCTGTTGCTTGAATTTCTAAAGGCTGTGAAGCCAACGTCACAGTTGAAGTTGATGATCTTGAGAGACGACTTGCACAAGGAATTATTCCAAAATTTAGAAGCTAATTATAGGTCTGATAAAGATAAATTGGAAGACTGCTCACTATTCACACACTTGGAAGAAATGAAGGAAAAGGATGATACAGAATTCCAAGAGACGCTGTACAAGCAGTTGGAACTTATAAAAGACTCTAAATTGCGAGATTCAATACGAAGTTTGGTGGCAAAAATATACGAAAGCAATTGTAAAGATTTGCAAGATTTCACTGATGATGAATTGACTAAAGGGCTATTTAGATGCTTGACAGGAAAGAGGTACCTACTAGTCCTGGATGACATCTGGGACAATACAGTCTGGGAGGAGGTAGGTGCTGCATTTCCTGACAAGTCGAAAGGAAGTAGAATATTGATCACTAGCCGCATGAAAGAAGTGGCCAATTATGCAAGTCCCCATATTCCTCCTTACGAACTCCCAGTTCTTAACGAGGAGGAAAGTTGGGAACTCTTCTCTAAGAAGGTTTTCCGAGGAGCTACATTTCCTTCACAACTTGAAGAACTAGGGAGAGAAATTGCGGCAAGTTGTCATGGTTTACCACTAGCTATTGTGGTATTGGGGGGTCTTTTGGCCAAGAAGGAGAAATCAAATCATATATGGAAAATGGTGAAAGGTAATGTCACTCCATACCTTAATCAGGAAACATCAAATTGCTCAGACATACTGGCTCTAAGCTACAACTACTTACCCCGGCACTTGAAACCTTGCTTTCTATATTTTGGTGTGTTTCCAGAAGGTTTTGAGATATCTGTGAGGCGACTAATCCAACTGTGGATAGCTGAGGGATTTATACGGCAAACTCACAACAGAAATGTGGAGGATGTTGCTGAATGGTACTTAGAGGAACTCATTAATCGGAGCTTAATTCAAGTGGCAACGAGAAGGGCAGATGGTAGAGTCAAAACATGTCGTATTCATGATCTTCTACGAGACTTCTGCATAACAGAGAGTGTTGAAGAGAAGTTTCTGGACATTTGTACAAAAAATAACGTCACGTCCGTTAGCAGATCCCGCAGACTTTCCATCCAATGTGCCACCCGCCTATTCATTTCTTCAAATCCTTGTGAGCCCTCTTATACTCGTTCTTTATTATGCTTGGGGGATGATGTAACTTTGTATGATGAAAGCAACTTGAAATGGGTTTGTGAAACGTTTAAGTTGGTTCGGGTGGTAGATCTTGGGAATATGGCGACTCTTAGCTCGATTcccaagaaaatagagaagctAATCCTTGTGAGGTACCTGAGGATTCAGCCTGGTGAGCTTGATGTCATGCCGACTTCCATATGCAGCCTCTGGAATCTGGAGACGTTGGACATGAGAAAATCTAAAATACATTGTTTACCTAAAGAGTTATGGAggttacaaaaattaaagcatTTGTACCTGGGTGGCCCAACATCTCTACCTAGAACAAACACAAAAGCTTTACCGAATCTTCAAGTCCTTACTGGTATAGCTATAAATCAAGACACTGAGAGCCTCCTTGCCAAGGCCAGATTTCCTAATTTGAAAAAGTTAGGATTACATTCTTCAAGCGGGGTGGAGTCAACGTTATTGTCAAACCTCCGTCCCTTAACTCATCTGAAAACTTTGAAAATTAATGGACTTTTTGATCTTCCAAGTGCAAAATCATTCCAGTTGACTCTCTCCAAGATAACCTTACTGTGCATGAACATTTCTCCAACTGTCGTGACAGCATTGGGTAGCCTTACTAATCTTGAAATACTGAAAATAAGAGGAGTCAATCCGGTACAGATGGTCCTCAATTGCGATGGGAGCAGTTTTCCTCAACTGGAGGTCTTTAAAATGGAAACTTTGGAGATTACGCATTGGAAAATAGAAAGAGGTGCAATGccaaggcttcaacacttggtCATCGACAATTGTAAGTATTTGGATACGCTCCCTGAAGAACTATGGTGCTTGACTGACTTGCAGGTGGAAGTCTTATATCCCTCTAGAACTTTGGCAGGGGAGCTTCGGCAGTTGCAAATGATGGGTGGGTGTAAGCTCCAAGTTTATCCTCCCCTGAGTGCAAGCTAA
- the LOC115983966 gene encoding disease resistance protein RGA2-like isoform X1 — translation MAGKLALQEVALIWGVKDEINKLKETVSTISAVILDAEAKQRDSEEIKLWLKRPKDAMCDADDLLDEISTEALRREVMARDKKAKEGWC, via the exons ATGGCGGGCAAGCTAGCACTACAAGAGGTTGCGCTCATCTGGGGTGTCAAAGACGAGATCAACAAACTCAAGGAGACAGTTTCCACAATCAGTGCTGTGATTTTGGATGCAGAGGCGAAGCAACGCGACAGTGAAGAGATCAAACTGTGGCTGAAAAGGCCTAAGGATGCCATGTGTGATGCAGATGACTTGCTGGATGAAATCTCCACTGAGGCCTTGCGACGGGAAGTGATGGCCCGTGACAAGAAGGCCAAAGAG gGATGGTGCTGA
- the LOC115983966 gene encoding disease resistance protein RGA2-like isoform X2 has product MAGKLALQEVALIWGVKDEINKLKETVSTISAVILDAEAKQRDSEEIKLWLKRPKDAMCDADDLLDEISTEALRREVMARDKKAKE; this is encoded by the exons ATGGCGGGCAAGCTAGCACTACAAGAGGTTGCGCTCATCTGGGGTGTCAAAGACGAGATCAACAAACTCAAGGAGACAGTTTCCACAATCAGTGCTGTGATTTTGGATGCAGAGGCGAAGCAACGCGACAGTGAAGAGATCAAACTGTGGCTGAAAAGGCCTAAGGATGCCATGTGTGATGCAGATGACTTGCTGGATGAAATCTCCACTGAGGCCTTGCGACGGGAAGTGATGGCCCGTGACAAGAAGGCCAAAGAG tag
- the LOC115983334 gene encoding protein YLS3-like, whose protein sequence is MVSYAMADAAEDRVVCKATGWAGYMSALHWWSSKSTYTQTVVLVSNKSKGNKKCLCIIIRDRKEPELGLQINITLNFGQSTVFHAPSNQSDSSPASAPSPSGGGSSTGAKSEGTSGQD, encoded by the exons ATGGTTAGCTATGCAATGGCAGATGCAGCCGAAGACAGAGTTGTGTGCAAAGCAACAGGTTGGGCTGGCTACATGTCTGCCTTGCATTGGTGGTCAAGCAAAAGCACCTACACCCAAACTGTGGTACTGGTCTCAAACAAGTCTAAGGGCAACAAGAAGTGCTTGTGCATCATCATCAGAGATCGAAAAGAACCTGAATTAGGACTACAAATTAATATAACACTTAATTTCGGCCAGTCTACTGTTTTCCATGCCCCTTCTAATCAAAGTGATAGTAGTCCTGCTTCTGCCCCTAGTCCTAGTG GTGGAGGGAGTTCCACGGGTGCCAAAAGTGAGGGGACTAGTGGTCAGGACTAG